The following proteins come from a genomic window of Carassius auratus strain Wakin chromosome 18, ASM336829v1, whole genome shotgun sequence:
- the LOC113118727 gene encoding src substrate cortactin-like isoform X1 yields the protein MWKAAAGQSVSVSVDDGGDDWETDPDFENDVSEKEQRWGAKTVAGSGHQEHINIHKLRERVSSEHTELKQKELEHMPKASHGYGGKFGLQQDRMDKARGFALLMHFSDAAVCLHSSELTCVCVCVCVQSAVGHEYQSKLSKHCSQTDTSKGFGGKFGVEADRVDQSAVGFEYAGKTEKHASQKDYAAGFGGRYGVQADRVDRSAVGFDYQGKTEKHESQKDYAKGFGGKFGVETDKVDKSAVGFEYQGKTEKHESQKDYVKGFGGKFGVQTDRQDKSAVGWDHQEKLQLHESQKDYAKGFGGKYGVQKDRMDKSAGTFEEVEKPSAAYQKTRPVEAAGSGAGSIKARFENIAKQNEEEDRKRAEEERARRQAKEKQEQEEARRKQEVENTANVYEVEPVSAEPTYEEPLQEDLYQNPEPDEQDQTAGAPLYESGEDLGVTAVALYDYQAAGDDEISFDPDDIITNIEMIDEGWWRGVCRGAYGLFPANYVEVRQ from the exons ATGTGGAAGGCAGCCGCTGGTCAGTCCGTCTCTGTGTCCGTGGATGATGGAGGAGATGATTGGGAGACCGACCCGGACTTTGAG AATGATGTGTCAGAGAAGGAGCAGCGCTGGGGTGCCAAGACTGTGGCCGGCTCCGGGCATCAGGAGCACATCAA TATTCATAAGCTGCGTGAGCGAGTGTCGTCTGAACACACGGAGCTGAAGCAGAAGGAGCTGGAGCACATGCCCAAGGCGTCGCACGGGTACGGAGGAAAGTTTGGGCTGCAGCAGGACCGCATGGACAAGGCAAGAGGCTTCGCTCTTCTGATGCACTTCTCTGACGCAGCGGTGTGCCTTCATTCATCAgaactgacgtgtgtgtgtgtgtgtgtgtgtgtgcagtcggcCGTGGGACACGAGTATCAGAGCAAGCTCTCCAAACACTGCTCCCAGACGGACACCTCCAAGGGCTTCGGAGGTAAATTCGGCGTGGAAGCGGACCGTGTTGACCAG TCTGCCGTGGGCTTCGAGTACGCTGGGAAAACAGAAAAACACGCCTCGCAGAAAG ACTACGCCGCGGGGTTCGGCGGCCGATACGGGGTGCAGGCGGATCGTGTGGACCGCAGCGCCGTCGGCTTCGATTATCAGGGAAAAACAGAGAAGCACGAGTCACAGAAAG ATTACGCTAAAGGCTTCGGTGGCAAATTCGGAGTGGAGACTGATAAAGTGGACAAGAGCGCCGTGGGCTTCGAGTACCAGGGAAAGACTGAGAAACACGAGTCTCAGAAAG ACTATGTGAAGGGCTTCGGAGGGAAGTTTGGCGTTCAGACGGACCGTCAGGATAAGTCTGCGGTGGGATGGGATCATCAGGAGAAACTGCAGCTGCACGAGTCACAGAAAG ATTACGCCAAAGGATTCGGAGGGAAGTACGGTGTGCAGAAAGACCGAATGGACAAG AGCGCCGGCACGTTTGAGGAGGTGGAGAAGCCCAGCGCGGCGTATCAGAAGACTCGTCCTGTGGAAGCAG CTGGCAGCGGCGCCGGAAGCATTAAAGCTCGCTTCGAGAACATTGCGAAGCAGAACGAGGAGGAGGACAGGAAGAGAGCAGAAGAAGAGCGTGCTCGACGACAGGCCAAAGAGAAGCAGGAGCAGGAGGAGGCACGCAGGAAGCAGGAG GTGGAGAACACTGCAAACGTGTACGAGGTGGAGCCGGTCTCAGCAGAACCCACATATGAAGAACCGCTCCAGGAAGACCTGTACCAGAACCCTGAGCCGGACGAGCAGGACCAGACCGCAG gggcTCCGTTGTACGAGTCTGGAGAGGATCTTGGTGTGACGGCCGTGGCTCTGTATGACTATCAGGCTG CGGGTGACGACGAGATCTCCTTCGATCCGGACGACATCATCACAAACATCGAGATGATCGACGAGGGCTGGTGGAGGGGTGTGTGCCGCGGCGCATACGGACTCTTCCCGGCCAACTACGTCGAAGTCCGACAATAG
- the LOC113118727 gene encoding src substrate cortactin-like isoform X3, with protein sequence MWKAAAGQSVSVSVDDGGDDWETDPDFENDVSEKEQRWGAKTVAGSGHQEHINIHKLRERVSSEHTELKQKELEHMPKASHGYGGKFGLQQDRMDKSAVGHEYQSKLSKHCSQTDTSKGFGGKFGVEADRVDQSAVGFEYAGKTEKHASQKDYAAGFGGRYGVQADRVDRSAVGFDYQGKTEKHESQKDYAKGFGGKYGVQKDRMDKSAGTFEEVEKPSAAYQKTRPVEAAGSGAGSIKARFENIAKQNEEEDRKRAEEERARRQAKEKQEQEEARRKQEVENTANVYEVEPVSAEPTYEEPLQEDLYQNPEPDEQDQTAGAPLYESGEDLGVTAVALYDYQAAGDDEISFDPDDIITNIEMIDEGWWRGVCRGAYGLFPANYVEVRQ encoded by the exons ATGTGGAAGGCAGCCGCTGGTCAGTCCGTCTCTGTGTCCGTGGATGATGGAGGAGATGATTGGGAGACCGACCCGGACTTTGAG AATGATGTGTCAGAGAAGGAGCAGCGCTGGGGTGCCAAGACTGTGGCCGGCTCCGGGCATCAGGAGCACATCAA TATTCATAAGCTGCGTGAGCGAGTGTCGTCTGAACACACGGAGCTGAAGCAGAAGGAGCTGGAGCACATGCCCAAGGCGTCGCACGGGTACGGAGGAAAGTTTGGGCTGCAGCAGGACCGCATGGACAAG tcggcCGTGGGACACGAGTATCAGAGCAAGCTCTCCAAACACTGCTCCCAGACGGACACCTCCAAGGGCTTCGGAGGTAAATTCGGCGTGGAAGCGGACCGTGTTGACCAG TCTGCCGTGGGCTTCGAGTACGCTGGGAAAACAGAAAAACACGCCTCGCAGAAAG ACTACGCCGCGGGGTTCGGCGGCCGATACGGGGTGCAGGCGGATCGTGTGGACCGCAGCGCCGTCGGCTTCGATTATCAGGGAAAAACAGAGAAGCACGAGTCACAGAAAG ATTACGCCAAAGGATTCGGAGGGAAGTACGGTGTGCAGAAAGACCGAATGGACAAG AGCGCCGGCACGTTTGAGGAGGTGGAGAAGCCCAGCGCGGCGTATCAGAAGACTCGTCCTGTGGAAGCAG CTGGCAGCGGCGCCGGAAGCATTAAAGCTCGCTTCGAGAACATTGCGAAGCAGAACGAGGAGGAGGACAGGAAGAGAGCAGAAGAAGAGCGTGCTCGACGACAGGCCAAAGAGAAGCAGGAGCAGGAGGAGGCACGCAGGAAGCAGGAG GTGGAGAACACTGCAAACGTGTACGAGGTGGAGCCGGTCTCAGCAGAACCCACATATGAAGAACCGCTCCAGGAAGACCTGTACCAGAACCCTGAGCCGGACGAGCAGGACCAGACCGCAG gggcTCCGTTGTACGAGTCTGGAGAGGATCTTGGTGTGACGGCCGTGGCTCTGTATGACTATCAGGCTG CGGGTGACGACGAGATCTCCTTCGATCCGGACGACATCATCACAAACATCGAGATGATCGACGAGGGCTGGTGGAGGGGTGTGTGCCGCGGCGCATACGGACTCTTCCCGGCCAACTACGTCGAAGTCCGACAATAG
- the LOC113118726 gene encoding SH3 and multiple ankyrin repeat domains protein 2-like, which produces MRRRMMMKCLNNASHFLHSDCVTEQKTVVLQKQENEGFGFVLRGAKADIPIEEFIPTPAFPALQYLESVDEGGSAWQMGLRTGDFLIEVNHQNVVKMGHRQVVNMIKHGGNRLVLKVVTVSRNPEQDGKPRKKAPPPPKRAPTTALSMRSKSMTYELEELDKFEETTMPHKFVHEKGSLDKFAPIKPRPSSRFLASHMDFNPSTSERSGVAVVSPSVPGRSHRSYVCVPKSCIRRQKSIGNAGEEKKLLIAPLLKFTRSVSMPDTSEDIPPPPGVSPPSPPYNPRTPVVHGYEPNQSIYTQNSTGRFHTIDRDLVGYNRQNFEQYDCQTPSAAQQNMFSHNPYSDLVGKTLYIPPKPARRKCTLIKQPNVENSSEKTCSIPIPTIIVKEPSTSSSGKSSRGSSMEIETSASEQPDQLHPDSSVTKSNPFAAAIAGAVRDREKRLEAHKNSLGFLSMDLGDEDPFIPTPRLRQSMSIDEGMFANDKSLQKLMAPPASLLELQQIGSRGNMTDFTIPAPTIEPFTTRTGSCPNTDGPISLNDGDFQNQTSGKTCDIRPHLALGLAASNRALKEHMQPPLPPPKGESHRANLNQPLFIDTKLRSNIEANFVATAAVVQVKDCGGLFRHTRESNHETEKAKESNPSEKSKNSNNSSQQQSAGLLMVHTQDRAKTKVNSQPNRLEQEESPGMDNAPIDSNIKHTAHNSQPPHMRTIVTSATSVEEPVKFTCTIPLPPMTSVDIDEEFEPLPPPLEFANSIDVPEDQVVEILKQKQNNATIGSVHHSRASTTDSVESKSLSGIVNSMTLHTYPPPPPEMFEPVTDSGIEEVDSRNNGDPHFDVNSTISTVSSTFTLSSEGIDDTCVAYADGQTLSMDRQPVPSKLKMKPIINKSNALYRDPLIHESIESFGQPPPAPPPPLGCGAQSELRKKLAQRGTKLWEPHELPNPLDADPKSNVINELSSKLQQMNKDRFPTQGGSPPAGSKSIGSREWMAQVSTQRHLPPQASSPASPPPESGHSASLPGSAASPTLTDVCRPPSPPMVNAEQCYSPSSVSSQSPSPLTLFQASDKPFADKPVLLWTKHDVVDWLESLNLQEHKKAFLDNEIDGTHLPNLQKEDLVDLGVTRVGHRMNIERGLKLLMDR; this is translated from the exons atgaggaggaggatgatgatgaagtgCTTGAATAACGCGAGTCATTTCCTCCACAGCGATTGTGTGACCGAGCAGAAAACAGTGGTTTTACAGAAGCAGGAGAACGAAGGCTTCGGGTTTGTCCTGCGAGGAGCTAAAG CAGACATACCCATCGAGGAGTTCATCCCGACTCCTGCGTTCCCGGCGCTGCAGTACCTGGAGTCTGTGGATGAGGGCGGCAGCGCCTGGCAGATGGGGCTCCGCACGGGAGACTTTCTCATCGAG GTCAACCATCAGAATGTGGTGAAGATGGGGCACCGACAGGTCGTTAACATGATTAAACATGGAGGAAACCGACTCGTCCTCAAAGTGGTGACAGTGAGCAGGAATCCCGAACAAGATGGCAAACCCCGTAAAAAAG CTCCTCCTCCACCCAAGAGAGCCCCGACAACTGCACTCTCAATGCGATCCAAGTCCATGACATATGAACTAGAAGAATTAG ATAAATTTGAAGAGACCACGATGCCACACAAGTTTGTACATGAAAAGGGATCATTGGACAAATTTGCCCCGATCAAGCCCCGCCCCTCAAGTCGCTTTTTGGCCTCACACATGGATTTTAAT CCGTCCACATCTGAAAGGTCAGGAGTTGCTGTAGTTTCCCCTAGTGTTCCTGGAAGATCCCATAGAAGTTATGTTTGTGTGCCAAAAAGCTGTATAAGGAGACAAAAGTCCATTG GAAATGCAGGAGAAGAAAAGAAGCTCCTGATAGCTCCACTGCTCAAGTTCACCAGAAGTGTCTCTATGCCTGACACATCTGAGGATATTCCTCCACCTCCAGGTGTCTCTCCTCCATCCCCACCTTATAATCCCCGTACTCCTGTGGTACATGGATATGAGCCCAACCAGTCCATTTACACACAGAACTCAACAGGCAGATTCCACACTATAGACAGAGATCTAGTCGGGTACAATCGTCAAAACTTTGAACAATATGACTGTCAAACTCCTTCAGCTGCCCAGCAAAACATGTTTTCCCATAACCCATATTCAGACTTAGTGGGGAAAACTTTGTATATCCCACCAAAACCAGCTCGTAGGAAGTGTACATTGATAAAGCAGCCAAATGTTGAGAATAGCTCTGAGAAAACATGTTCAATCCCAATACCAACAATTATTGTCAAAGAGCCTTCGACTAGCAGTAGTGGAAAAAGCAGCCGAGGAAGTAGCATGGAAATTGAGACTAGCGCCTCTGAGCAGCCAGACCAATTACATCCAGACAGCAGTGTCACCAAGAGCAACCCATTTGCAGCTGCTATTGCAGGGGCAGTACGTGACCGTGAGAAGCGTCTTGAAGCACACAAGAACTCCCTAGGGTTCCTGTCAATGGATCTCGGAGATGAGGATCCATTTATCCCAACCCCTCGTTTACGCCAGTCTATGTCCATAGATGAAGGCATGTTTGCCAATGATAAGAGTTTACAGAAGCTTATGGCTCCACCGGCTTCTTTATTAGAGCTACAGCAAATTGGAAGCAGAGGCAACATGACTGACTTTACCATCCCAGCACCAACAATTGAGCCCTTCACAACACGCACCGGGAGCTGCCCCAATACAGACGGTCCCATCAGTCTCAATGATGGAGATTTCCAAAACCAGACATCAGGAAAGACTTGTGATATTCGTCCACATTTGGCTCTGGGTCTAGCTGCAAGTAATAGAGCTCTGAAGGAGCACATGCAACCCCCTCTTCCTCCACCTAAAGGAGAATCTCACAGAGCAAACCTCAACCAGCCACTCTTCATAGACACCAAGCTACGCTCAAATATTGAAGCCAACTTTGTTGCCACAGCTGCAGTGGTTCAAGTAAAAGATTGTGGAGGTTTGTTTAGACACACAAGAGAGTCTAATCATGAAACAGAAAAGGCAAAGGAAAGTAATCCATCCGAGAAGTCAAAGAACTCCAACAACTCATCACAACAGCAGTCAGCAGGGCTCCTCATGGTCCACACACAAGACAGGGCAAAGACAAAAGTAAACAGTCAGCCTAATAGACTAGAACAAGAAGAGTCCCCTGGAATGGACAATGCACCCATTGATTCCAACATCAAACATACAGCCCACAACTCCCAGCCACCTCATATGAGGACCATCGTCACCTCTGCCACCTCTGTGGAGGAGCCTGTCAAGTTTACCTGTACCATTCCTCTGCCCCCAATGACCTCGGTGGATATTGATGAGGAGTTTGAACCCTTGCCTCCACCTCTGGAGTTTGCCAACAGCATTGATGTTCCTGAGGACCAGGTAGTGGAGATTctcaaacagaaacagaataaTGCAACCATAGGATCTGTTCATCATTCACGTGCTTCTACCACTGACAGTGTGGAGTCCAAGTCTCTTTCGGGGATTGTAAACTCAATGACTCTTCACACCTACCCTCCACCACCTCCAGAAATGTTTGAGCCAGTCACGGACTCAGGCATCGAGGAAGTCGACAGTCGGAACAATGGGGACCCTCACTTTGACGTCAATAGTACAATTTCTACAGTGTCCAGTACCTTTACACTTTCATCAGAAGGAATTGACGACACATGTGTAGCTTATGCAGATGGGCAGACTCTTTCGATGGACAGACAACCTGTTCCATCAAAGCTAAAAATGAAGCCCATAATCAATAAAAGCAATGCACTTTACAGGGACCCTTTGATACACGAGAGCATAGAGTCTTTCGGACAGCCACCACCAGCCCCTCCACCACCCCTGGGTTGTGGAGCACAATCTGAGCTTCGCAAAAAGCTTGCTCAGCGAGGCACTAAACTGTGGGAACCCCATGAGCTCCCGAACCCACTCGATGCAGATCCTAAATCCAATGTGATCAATGAGCTTAGTTCCAAACTTCAGCAGATGAACAAGGACAGATTTCCAACCCAGGGAGGGTCACCACCTGCAGGATCCAAAAGCATTGGATCAAG agAGTGGATGGCCCAAGTCTCAACACAGAGACACTTGCCACCTCAGGCTTCCAGTCCAGCCTCGCCTCCTCCAGAATCTGGGCATAGCGCCTCTCTCCCAGGCTCTGCTGCCTCCCCCACATTAACAGATGTGTGTAGACCTCCATCTCCACCCATGGTGAATGCAGAGCAATGCTACAGCCCCAGCTCAGTCAGCAGTCAGTCACCGTCCCCTCTCACACTGTTTCAGGCTTCAGACAAGCCCTTTGCTGACAAACCTGTCCTACTCTGGACCAAACATGATGTAGTCGACTGGCTTGAAAGCCTCAACTTGCAGGAACACAAGAAGGCCTTCTTGGACAATGAAATCGACGGCACCCACCTTCCCAACCTCCAAAAGGAAGACCTTGTAGACTTGGGTGTTACTCGTGTTGGTCACCGGATGAACATTGAAAGGGGTCTCAAACTTCTCATGGACAGATAA
- the LOC113118727 gene encoding src substrate cortactin-like isoform X2, giving the protein MWKAAAGQSVSVSVDDGGDDWETDPDFENDVSEKEQRWGAKTVAGSGHQEHINIHKLRERVSSEHTELKQKELEHMPKASHGYGGKFGLQQDRMDKSAVGHEYQSKLSKHCSQTDTSKGFGGKFGVEADRVDQSAVGFEYAGKTEKHASQKDYAAGFGGRYGVQADRVDRSAVGFDYQGKTEKHESQKDYAKGFGGKFGVETDKVDKSAVGFEYQGKTEKHESQKDYVKGFGGKFGVQTDRQDKSAVGWDHQEKLQLHESQKDYAKGFGGKYGVQKDRMDKSAGTFEEVEKPSAAYQKTRPVEAAGSGAGSIKARFENIAKQNEEEDRKRAEEERARRQAKEKQEQEEARRKQEVENTANVYEVEPVSAEPTYEEPLQEDLYQNPEPDEQDQTAGAPLYESGEDLGVTAVALYDYQAAGDDEISFDPDDIITNIEMIDEGWWRGVCRGAYGLFPANYVEVRQ; this is encoded by the exons ATGTGGAAGGCAGCCGCTGGTCAGTCCGTCTCTGTGTCCGTGGATGATGGAGGAGATGATTGGGAGACCGACCCGGACTTTGAG AATGATGTGTCAGAGAAGGAGCAGCGCTGGGGTGCCAAGACTGTGGCCGGCTCCGGGCATCAGGAGCACATCAA TATTCATAAGCTGCGTGAGCGAGTGTCGTCTGAACACACGGAGCTGAAGCAGAAGGAGCTGGAGCACATGCCCAAGGCGTCGCACGGGTACGGAGGAAAGTTTGGGCTGCAGCAGGACCGCATGGACAAG tcggcCGTGGGACACGAGTATCAGAGCAAGCTCTCCAAACACTGCTCCCAGACGGACACCTCCAAGGGCTTCGGAGGTAAATTCGGCGTGGAAGCGGACCGTGTTGACCAG TCTGCCGTGGGCTTCGAGTACGCTGGGAAAACAGAAAAACACGCCTCGCAGAAAG ACTACGCCGCGGGGTTCGGCGGCCGATACGGGGTGCAGGCGGATCGTGTGGACCGCAGCGCCGTCGGCTTCGATTATCAGGGAAAAACAGAGAAGCACGAGTCACAGAAAG ATTACGCTAAAGGCTTCGGTGGCAAATTCGGAGTGGAGACTGATAAAGTGGACAAGAGCGCCGTGGGCTTCGAGTACCAGGGAAAGACTGAGAAACACGAGTCTCAGAAAG ACTATGTGAAGGGCTTCGGAGGGAAGTTTGGCGTTCAGACGGACCGTCAGGATAAGTCTGCGGTGGGATGGGATCATCAGGAGAAACTGCAGCTGCACGAGTCACAGAAAG ATTACGCCAAAGGATTCGGAGGGAAGTACGGTGTGCAGAAAGACCGAATGGACAAG AGCGCCGGCACGTTTGAGGAGGTGGAGAAGCCCAGCGCGGCGTATCAGAAGACTCGTCCTGTGGAAGCAG CTGGCAGCGGCGCCGGAAGCATTAAAGCTCGCTTCGAGAACATTGCGAAGCAGAACGAGGAGGAGGACAGGAAGAGAGCAGAAGAAGAGCGTGCTCGACGACAGGCCAAAGAGAAGCAGGAGCAGGAGGAGGCACGCAGGAAGCAGGAG GTGGAGAACACTGCAAACGTGTACGAGGTGGAGCCGGTCTCAGCAGAACCCACATATGAAGAACCGCTCCAGGAAGACCTGTACCAGAACCCTGAGCCGGACGAGCAGGACCAGACCGCAG gggcTCCGTTGTACGAGTCTGGAGAGGATCTTGGTGTGACGGCCGTGGCTCTGTATGACTATCAGGCTG CGGGTGACGACGAGATCTCCTTCGATCCGGACGACATCATCACAAACATCGAGATGATCGACGAGGGCTGGTGGAGGGGTGTGTGCCGCGGCGCATACGGACTCTTCCCGGCCAACTACGTCGAAGTCCGACAATAG